The following are encoded together in the Gasterosteus aculeatus chromosome 7, fGasAcu3.hap1.1, whole genome shotgun sequence genome:
- the mfap3l gene encoding microfibrillar-associated protein 3-like gives MTASPSPRTTHKMHRAGGSVLLVLASLVASHATGAFSGDADGNRTESGNATEAGFVPVVFTKVKQIIAREGSCAVIDCNVTGEPFPSVQWFNSHGERLDTEMNGEKWWLLDTGVLNITGIEFADRGKYTCMASNAHGSSNCTVTLRVVITKGDMGVYYMVVCLVTFTIIMVLNVTRLCMMSSHLKKTEKAINEFFRTEGAEKLQKAFEIAKRIPIITSAKTLELAKVTQFKTMEFARYIEELARSIPLPPLIMNCRTFMEEILEVVGVEEMRHTFVRAAPEGCRDTVSRAIGGRDVFTILQEREMGRERERSESPAADSDNSSVQEQPQHIAIQVSVHPQLAVTSYCSIEAPAPPEAAPSSPPPPSSPSPPPPPPAPVDRDEEQPEEEGEEETGRDGEEAAPEATEANDTPPCQVFYESHV, from the exons ATGACAGCGTCTCCTTCCCCTCGGACGACACACAAAATGCACCGGGCCGGCGGATCCGTTTTGCTGGTCCTGGCGTCCCTCGTCGCCTCTCACGCCACCGGCGCCTTCTCGGGGGACGCCGACGGGAACCGCACGGAAAGCGGCAACGCCACCGAGGCCGGCTTCGTCCCGGTCGTGTTCACTAAGGTGAAGCAGATAATTGCCCGGGAGGGGAGCTGCGCCGTGATCGACTGCAACGTCACCGGAGAGCCGTTCCCCAGTGTTCAGTGGTTCAACTCCCATGGAGAGCGTCTGGACACGGAGATGAACG GGGAGAAGTGGTGGCTGCTGGACACCGGTGTCCTCAACATCACAGGCATTGAGTTCGCCGACCGCGGGAAGTACACGTGCATGGCGTCCAACGCGCACGGCAGTTCCAACTGCACGGTGACGCTGCGCGTGGTCATCACCAAAGGCGACATGGGCGTTTACTACATGGTTGTCTGCCTGGTCACCTTCACCATCATCATGGTGCTGAACGTCACGCGCCTCTGCATGATGAGCAGCCACCTAAAGAAGACGGAGAAGGCCATCAACGAGTTCTTCCGCACCGAGGGCGCCGAGAAGCTGCAGAAGGCGTTCGAGATCGCCAAACGCATCCCCATCATCACCTCGGCCAAGACGCTGGAGCTCGCCAAGGTGACGCAGTTCAAGACCATGGAGTTTGCGCGGTACATCGAGGAGCTGGCGCGCAGCATCCCGCTGCCGCCGCTCATCATGAACTGCCGCACCTTCATGGAGGAGAtcctggaggtggtgggggtggaggagatgagGCACACCTTCGTCCGCGCGGCGCCCGAGGGATGCCGCGACACCGTCAGCAGGGCCATCGGCGGGAGGGACGTCTTCACCAtcctgcaggagagggagatggGGCGGGAGCGGGAGCGCAGCGAGTCCCCCGCCGCCGACTCGGACAACTCCTCGGTCCAGGAGCAGCCGCAGCACATCGCCATCCAGGTGTCGGTCCACCCGCAGCTCGCCGTCACCAGCTACTGCAGCATCGAGGCCCCGGCTCCGCCAGAGGCGGcgccctcctcgcctcctccgccgtcctccccctcgccgccgccgccaccacccgCCCCCGTCGACCGCGACGAGGAGCAGCccgaggaggagggcgaggaggagacggggcGGGATGGCGAGGAGGCGGCGCCGGAAGCGACAGAAGCAAACGACACCCCCCCGTGTCAGGTGTTCTACGAGAGCCACGTGTGA